A segment of the Siphonobacter curvatus genome:
GTGATTTCGTTTCACTGCATTGCCCGCTCACGCCGGAAACGCAGGGGCTGGTAAACGCCGAACGCCTGAGCTGGATGAAATCCACGGCTTTGTTGATCAATACCGGTCGCGGTCCGTTAATCGTCGAGCAGGACTTGGCGGATGCTCTCAACGCGGGTACGATTGCCGGAGCGGGTCTGGATGTACTCTCCGTCGAGCCGCCCAGCCCGGATAATCCCCTGACCGAAGCTAAAAACTGCCTCATTACGCCACATGTAGCCTGGCTGGCTTTCGAAGCCCGGCGGCGGTTGCTCCAGATGGCAGCCGATAATATCCGTGCTTTCATAAACGGTACACCAATCAACGTGGTGAATTAGAAAGTGATACATCACAAATCCGAAGAAAAGTCAACTAGTAGACCTTTCTTCGGATTTATTTATCAATGGTATAACTAGTGAATTAACTATTTTCGTAGATTTCCGAAAATTTCGGATGTATGGTTATGGAAAAATTGACTCCCGCTGAAGAAACGGCCATGCTGACGCTCTGGCGATTGGAACGTGGTACCTTAGGCGTCATTCTAGAAGAAATGCCCGAGCCCAAACCGCATTACAACACCCTGGCTTCTGCTTTTAAAAACCTGGAGAAAAAAGGGTACGTACTGTTTCGCCGATACGGAAATGTATACGAGTATTATCCGGCCGTAAGTCGCGAGCAAGTGGCGGATCGGATGGTAGAAGAGTACTTCGATGATTCGTACAAGAATCTGGTTACGCATTTTGCCAAGGAGCAAAAGATATCAGCTGAGGACCTGCGGGAAATTTTATCCATGATCGAAAAAGGCCAATAATATGCAAACGCTGGTGTATCTCTTACAGGTGAGTTTAAGCTTGGCGGGTTTCGCGGGTTTATACGCTTTGTTACTGAAAAAAGAGACCTACTACCAGTGGAACCGCTGGTATTTCTGGATTGCTGGAATAGCCTCGCTACTGGTTCCGGCCTGGAACGAATGGTTTTCGCAGCGGGAAAGTATTCAGCAAGTAACCACGTACGTACCGGATTTGAGTTTTCAGTATGCTGCTCAGCAGGTAGCCGACTCAGACTATCCCTCCGCTGAGTCCATAGTGCTAGGACTTTGGTTGTTTGGTGTGCTGATTATGAGCGTTCGCCTGATACGCCAATTGAGGAGTGTGTATCAACTGTACCGAAATTCCCGGATGCAGTATGTAGGGGAGCAGAAAGTACAGGTACCGGCGTCCGAAACGGCTCCTTTCTCCTTTTTTCACTGGATTTTCATGAATCCAACCCTGTTTACTCCTCAGGAACTCAAGGAAGTGCTCTTGCACGAACAGATACACGCCCGACAAGGCCATTCTTGGGATGTACTGATGGGAGAGATGCTGCAAATCGTATTTTGGTTTAATCCCCTGGTTTGGTGGTGGAACAAAACGGTCCGTCAGAATCTGGAATATCTGGCTGATTATACGGTACTGGCGAGCGGCCTGAACGCCCGGCATTATCAATACCATTTGTTACGTCAAAGCGGTTTGGCCGTGCCCGTACGTACGCATTTTAGCGTTTCTGAACTCAAAAACCGGATTCGTCAAATCAATACTCCTTCGTCGGCTCCCTGGAAGGGAATCAAGTTATTGCTTCTATTGCCCTTGCTGGGATTCTGGATTATGGCGTTTACACCCCGGCGAGTCATGGAAAAAATCGTAATACTACCCGCTAGGCAACAGCAACCTGTAGCCACGGATACGATTCGTCCGGTTCTGCCCGCAAAAATAATCCTGACGAAGAAGCGAACGCCTCGAACGAAGTCTACGAATTCGCCCAAAGCAACCTCGACTACGCCAGCTACGTATGCGTATTTCCTCGACGACCGTAAAACGCCCCGGGAAGGAATAGACGGCTTACATCCTGATGAGATTAAAGAAATGCAGATTATAAAATCGGAATCTGAGCCCACTCGGAAAGAACTTCGAATTTACACCAGAGAACCTGTTCCGATACAAATGAAGGTCAACGCTGCTGCTAAACCGCTGTATCTGGTTAATGGGGAAGAGGTTGAAAATTTAGATGCAATCAAACCCGACCAGATCGAGAGTATTAACGTTCTGAAAGATGCGAAGGCAACGGAGCATTACGGAGAAAAGGCAAAAAATGGAGTAATACTTGTTACCTTGAAAGAGCAATAGAAAAGGCCCCATACAGGGCCTTTCTTCATTTTTAGTAATCACCTCCGGCACCGCCGCCACCAAAACTACCACCACCAAAGTCCCAGCCGCCTCCGCCACCACCGCCACTGCTGCCCCCCCAGCTACCGGAGGAGCTTCCCCAACTCGACATCGTAGCGTAAGGCACAAACCAGGGCATACCACCCCCGGTACCACCCGAATTTCGGCAACCGCGTCCCATCAAACGGGCAATGACAATAAATCCTACAACGGCAATCACCAGAAAGATGATCACACCGCTCATCGGAAGCTCCGTATCATCACTGGCCTGATCGTTCTTGTATTCTCCACTGGCTCGACGAATGATTTCGCTGGTCGCGTTATCCAATCCTTTGAAGTACTGCTGTTGTTTGAAAGCCGGAGCAAGCTGGTCAGAAATAATGCGTTTGGCTACGGCATCCGGAATGGCTCCTTCTAGACCATATCCGGGAGCAATGTATAATTTACGCGTTTCCGTGGCCCATAGTAACACGAGGCCATTGTCTTTGTCTTTTTGTCCGATACCCCATTTACGTCCGATCTGAAAGGCATAGTCGCCGGGTGGATAATCGCCCGTCGTTTTCACGATCACAATCACAATCTGATTGGACGTGGAATCCATAAAACCTTTTAGCTTTCGCTCGAGCTGGTCTTTTTCGCCGCCCGCTAACATGCCTACGTAATCATTAACAAAACGGGCTGGAACCGGACGTTCGGGAATATCCTGGGCAAAAGCAACAACGAAACTCAGAATTGAAAAGACCAGCCAGAGTCCCTTCCGTAGCACTCGCAAAAATGGCATGTGGGTCATGACTGTAATAAATAAAAAACTAGGGGTAAGCCGTAGCCAATCCCATAAATAAATAGATAATTATTGGAATGAAATGTCATCGGGAAGCTCATTGCGATCCTCTGACTGGTAAGGGAAATACGCCTTTAACTGCTTCCCTGCCATTTCGATGCCCGTTCGCAATCCCGTTACCAGATCATCCTGCCGAAAGTGCTGCCGCATGGCATCGCGGGTAGTATCCCAAAAATCAGCCGGTACGACCTTATTGATACCATCATCCCCCCAGATGGCAAATTTCCGGGCTTCTAGGGCAATGAAAAATAAGACGGCATTTCGCTGGGCTGTTTTATGCATTTCCAGCTTGGCGAATACTTCCTTCGCTCGTGCAATGGGGTCCAAGGGTGAAGGTGATTTCTCTTCAATGTGTACCCGAATCTCACCGGAAGTGCGCGTTTCGGCTTGCTTGATAGCCGCAATGATTTCCTGTTGCTGAGCCTCGCTAAGCATATGTGATCGCTGATAAGCTTCAAGGACCAGCGTACGCGTACACTGGTCCTTGAAGCGAATTAGAATTGAACTTTTGGAGCTTTTTCCGTTCCTGGATCGGACTCGAAGTAAGCTTTAGTGGAGAAGCCAAACATACCGCTGAGCACATTGGTCGGGAATGAGCGAACCTTCTGGTTATACTGCTTAACGGCGTCGTTGAAATCGTTACGGGACACTTTGATTCGGTTTTCCGTACCTTCGATCTGAGCCTGCAAATCCCGGAAACTATCACTCGCCCGCAGTTGGGGATAATTTTCAGCAACGGCCAGTAATCGAGACAGCGAACCATTCAGTTGCGACTGAGCCTCTTGAAAACGCTGAATATTTTCAGGCGTAAGCTGATCGGCTGTGAATTTAATGGACGTAGCATTCGCCCGGGCATTCACTACATCCGTAAGCGTCTTCTGCTCGAAGTTGGCTGCTCCCTTAACTGTGGCAACCAGGTTCGGGATCAGGTCGGCCCGCCGTTGGTAATCGGACTGAACTTTACCCCAGGCTGTTTTTACATTTTCGTCCTGCTGCACTAAACCGTTGTACGAGCAACCGCCCATCAGTACAACTAGAATAATAATAGCAATGGTAGCGATGATTCCGCGTGACATATTCTATGAAAGGTTTTAATTCGGGTTTTGGTTGACTAGTTAAAATTGTTGGGCCAAAGCTAGTTTTTTCGGCCAGACTTGTATACAATTTTGGGATGAAATGAAAATAGCCGGATGGTCGATCCGGCTATTTAGTGATGAACGGAAAGCCAGCGAAGGCTATTTTTCCCACTGCTTATTGAGAATTTTGGATTTAATGATAAAAAGCGGTCGGCCTTTCGACTGAAAAAAGATCCGCAGTACATATTCACCGATAATCCCGAGGCCGAACAAATTCAGTCCACCGAAGAAGATAATGGCAAATAGCGTCGCTGGAAAGCCCTGCGGAACGTCCATGCCTAGTACATATTTCTTGATGAGGTTGTAAATGAAATACATCATCGAGAAGGCAATAGCCGTACCTCCTAGTCGGGTAAGCAGTTTAATGGGAAACTCGCTGAAGTTAAAAATCCCGTTGTAGGCTAGTTTAAACAGCAGAGCAAACGAATATTTTGATTCGCCCGCTATGCGTTCGTCGCGTTCGTATTCTACACCCGTCTGCTTGAAACCTACCCAGGTACGCATGCCCCGCAGATACCGGCTTTCTTCGGGCATTGCGTTCATGACGTCTACGACCCGACGCGAAACCAAAGCGAAATCGCCGCTATCGAGCGGAATATCAATGTAAGAAATAGAACGTAGAATCCGGTAGAAGGAATGGTAGGCCAGCCGTTTGATCCAGCCTTCTTTCCGTTTCCGCCGTACGGCGTACACCACGTCGTACCCTTCTTTATAAAGTTTGTAAAAGTCTTCGAGTAATTCAGGAGGATCCTGTAAATCACCATCAATCACCATGATGGCTTCCGTGCCCCGTGCTTCGTTCATACCGGCGGAAAGAGCCAGTTGGTGACCGTGGTTACGGGCCAAAAACACACAATGATAACGCGGATCGGAAAGAGCCAGTGCCTGCATGAGCGTAGCCGTATTGTCACGGCTGCCGTCGTCGATGAGTACTACCTCAATCGAGAGAGGGAGACGATCCATCAGACTATTTAAACGCTCCACTAGGTGAGGAAACGTCTCACTTTCGTTATACAGGGGGGCGACTATCGAAATTTGTGGATTATTCAATGGGAAAGTTGCTAAGAAGGTTGCCGCCAAAATTTACTGACAAAAATAGACTCAAATCGATAATTTATTCAAGGTTGGATACCGTTTTAGCGTCGTACCATCCTGATACAGAACCTGAAGCTCGTAGGCTCCGGGGCGTAGCATATCTTTCGGAAGCTCTGCTTTACCCCCTACACCCGGCCGGAACGGATTGCGGCCCGTATTGGGCAACGCCTGAAAAGGAATCAGGTATTGATCGGGGCGTTCC
Coding sequences within it:
- a CDS encoding BlaI/MecI/CopY family transcriptional regulator codes for the protein MEKLTPAEETAMLTLWRLERGTLGVILEEMPEPKPHYNTLASAFKNLEKKGYVLFRRYGNVYEYYPAVSREQVADRMVEEYFDDSYKNLVTHFAKEQKISAEDLREILSMIEKGQ
- a CDS encoding M56 family metallopeptidase — translated: MQTLVYLLQVSLSLAGFAGLYALLLKKETYYQWNRWYFWIAGIASLLVPAWNEWFSQRESIQQVTTYVPDLSFQYAAQQVADSDYPSAESIVLGLWLFGVLIMSVRLIRQLRSVYQLYRNSRMQYVGEQKVQVPASETAPFSFFHWIFMNPTLFTPQELKEVLLHEQIHARQGHSWDVLMGEMLQIVFWFNPLVWWWNKTVRQNLEYLADYTVLASGLNARHYQYHLLRQSGLAVPVRTHFSVSELKNRIRQINTPSSAPWKGIKLLLLLPLLGFWIMAFTPRRVMEKIVILPARQQQPVATDTIRPVLPAKIILTKKRTPRTKSTNSPKATSTTPATYAYFLDDRKTPREGIDGLHPDEIKEMQIIKSESEPTRKELRIYTREPVPIQMKVNAAAKPLYLVNGEEVENLDAIKPDQIESINVLKDAKATEHYGEKAKNGVILVTLKEQ
- a CDS encoding TPM domain-containing protein; the encoded protein is MPFLRVLRKGLWLVFSILSFVVAFAQDIPERPVPARFVNDYVGMLAGGEKDQLERKLKGFMDSTSNQIVIVIVKTTGDYPPGDYAFQIGRKWGIGQKDKDNGLVLLWATETRKLYIAPGYGLEGAIPDAVAKRIISDQLAPAFKQQQYFKGLDNATSEIIRRASGEYKNDQASDDTELPMSGVIIFLVIAVVGFIVIARLMGRGCRNSGGTGGGMPWFVPYATMSSWGSSSGSWGGSSGGGGGGGWDFGGGSFGGGGAGGDY
- a CDS encoding TPM domain-containing protein, with protein sequence MLSEAQQQEIIAAIKQAETRTSGEIRVHIEEKSPSPLDPIARAKEVFAKLEMHKTAQRNAVLFFIALEARKFAIWGDDGINKVVPADFWDTTRDAMRQHFRQDDLVTGLRTGIEMAGKQLKAYFPYQSEDRNELPDDISFQ
- a CDS encoding LemA family protein; amino-acid sequence: MSRGIIATIAIIILVVLMGGCSYNGLVQQDENVKTAWGKVQSDYQRRADLIPNLVATVKGAANFEQKTLTDVVNARANATSIKFTADQLTPENIQRFQEAQSQLNGSLSRLLAVAENYPQLRASDSFRDLQAQIEGTENRIKVSRNDFNDAVKQYNQKVRSFPTNVLSGMFGFSTKAYFESDPGTEKAPKVQF
- a CDS encoding glycosyltransferase family 2 protein, which codes for MNNPQISIVAPLYNESETFPHLVERLNSLMDRLPLSIEVVLIDDGSRDNTATLMQALALSDPRYHCVFLARNHGHQLALSAGMNEARGTEAIMVIDGDLQDPPELLEDFYKLYKEGYDVVYAVRRKRKEGWIKRLAYHSFYRILRSISYIDIPLDSGDFALVSRRVVDVMNAMPEESRYLRGMRTWVGFKQTGVEYERDERIAGESKYSFALLFKLAYNGIFNFSEFPIKLLTRLGGTAIAFSMMYFIYNLIKKYVLGMDVPQGFPATLFAIIFFGGLNLFGLGIIGEYVLRIFFQSKGRPLFIIKSKILNKQWEK